A stretch of the Bordetella genomosp. 8 genome encodes the following:
- a CDS encoding SDR family NAD(P)-dependent oxidoreductase, with translation MKGRLEGKVCLLMGGGATLAGSGFSNGQAAALTFARQGASLVVVDVRLEAARDTVTQLALEGYEAIAVRADVSRRDDVAAAVAATMERHGRIDILYNNVGIEYRGGPVETPEEAWDHVHDVNIKSVFLACKQVIPIMERQGGGAIVNISSTASLRWGGLAYISYNSSKAALNHMSRIIARQYAEKRIRCNVVVPGLIDTPHVRVLYGNANPQEFDAIMKDRDARCPMGRQGTCWDVANAALFLASDEASYVSGALLVVDGALSV, from the coding sequence GTGAAAGGTCGTCTCGAAGGCAAGGTATGCCTGCTCATGGGCGGCGGCGCGACCCTGGCGGGCAGTGGTTTCAGCAATGGCCAGGCCGCCGCGCTCACCTTCGCGCGGCAGGGAGCGAGCTTGGTGGTGGTCGACGTGCGGCTGGAGGCGGCACGGGATACGGTCACGCAACTCGCCCTGGAGGGCTATGAGGCCATCGCGGTGCGAGCCGATGTGAGCAGGCGCGATGACGTGGCGGCCGCCGTGGCGGCCACCATGGAACGGCATGGGCGGATCGACATCCTCTATAACAATGTCGGCATAGAGTATCGCGGCGGTCCAGTGGAAACGCCGGAAGAAGCATGGGACCACGTGCACGACGTAAACATCAAGAGCGTGTTTTTGGCCTGCAAGCAGGTCATTCCCATCATGGAAAGACAAGGAGGCGGGGCCATCGTGAATATTTCCTCGACGGCGAGCCTCCGATGGGGTGGTCTTGCCTATATCTCGTACAACTCGTCCAAGGCGGCGCTGAACCATATGTCTCGCATCATCGCGCGCCAATACGCCGAAAAGCGGATTCGTTGCAACGTCGTGGTGCCGGGCCTGATCGACACTCCCCATGTACGCGTCCTGTATGGGAACGCAAACCCGCAGGAGTTCGACGCCATCATGAAAGACCGCGATGCCAGATGCCCCATGGGCCGGCAGGGAACATGCTGGGATGTAGCCAATGCCGCCCTGTTCCTGGCGTCCGACGAGGCGTCTTACGTCAGCGGTGCGCTGCTGGTGGTGGATGGCGCCTTGTCGGTTTGA
- a CDS encoding fumarylacetoacetate hydrolase family protein, which produces MNFVTFRTATDVTPRLGAVVDDSVVALPGDMASLCASGAAGFAAATRTAAAAPAADRRPLADVALLPVVPRPGKIICLGLNYADHAAEGGNNKPEYPSFFMRGPSSLTAHGAPLQRPRASTKLDFEAELAVIIGKTARHLVPANALEAVAGYSCFNDGTLRDYQRKTAQWTIGKNFDRTGAFGPWLVPASALPAGAAGLKIQSRLNGTVMQSSNTAHMLFPVEETLCLVTEAITLEPGDVIIMGTPAGVGYARTPPVWMKAGDTIEIEIEGIGVLCNRIEDER; this is translated from the coding sequence ATGAACTTCGTCACTTTCCGAACCGCCACCGACGTTACGCCCCGCCTGGGCGCCGTGGTGGATGACTCGGTCGTCGCCCTTCCCGGCGACATGGCCAGCCTCTGCGCCAGTGGCGCTGCCGGCTTCGCCGCGGCGACACGGACGGCTGCCGCGGCGCCTGCCGCGGATCGCCGCCCCCTGGCCGACGTGGCGCTGCTGCCGGTGGTGCCGCGCCCCGGCAAAATCATCTGCCTGGGCCTCAACTATGCCGACCACGCCGCCGAGGGCGGCAACAACAAGCCGGAATACCCGAGCTTCTTCATGCGTGGCCCATCGTCCCTGACGGCCCACGGCGCACCTTTGCAGCGCCCGCGCGCGTCGACGAAGCTCGACTTCGAAGCCGAGCTGGCCGTGATCATCGGCAAGACCGCGCGCCACCTCGTGCCGGCCAACGCCCTGGAAGCCGTGGCGGGTTATTCCTGCTTCAACGACGGCACGCTGCGCGACTACCAACGCAAGACGGCGCAATGGACGATAGGCAAGAACTTCGACCGGACAGGCGCCTTCGGACCCTGGCTGGTCCCCGCGTCGGCGCTGCCCGCCGGCGCGGCCGGCTTGAAAATCCAATCCCGCCTGAACGGGACGGTCATGCAGAGCAGCAACACCGCGCACATGCTCTTCCCGGTGGAAGAAACGCTGTGCCTCGTCACCGAAGCCATCACCCTGGAGCCGGGAGACGTCATCATCATGGGGACACCGGCCGGGGTCGGCTACGCACGCACGCCGCCAGTGTGGATGAAGGCTGGCGACACGATCGAGATCGAAATTGAAGGGATAGGCGTACTGTGCAACCGCATTGAGGACGAAAGGTGA
- a CDS encoding enolase C-terminal domain-like protein produces the protein MRIIALHEAAFPVQSTMRNAVFSFAEMTTSIVAVKLDPGAGAAPITGYAFNSTGRYACGQSMRDRFFPRLLRAKPEALLDAAGMLDPEKAVATMLVGEKPGGHAERCIAIGTIETALWDALGKARDLPTAELLARRYRGGPMRQRVSVYVGGGWYRPGGVPRDVADEIRDHQESGYTHVKIKVGGASLDEDLRRIDCALGVLPDSGHLAVDANCKFERDEALTYAAALAPYRLRWFEEPCDPNDYSLMAELASVYAPPLSAGENLYGMQDVVNLVRLGGWRSGQDLIQVDPPQSYGMAAYATMVLDLEARGWPPSSHFPHGGNQMSLALAAGLGLGGCEAYPGVFGSFGGYADGTVVEEGYVHPPQLPGIGFEGHSALYALMRTVGAD, from the coding sequence ATGCGCATCATCGCCCTACACGAAGCCGCGTTTCCGGTGCAAAGCACCATGCGCAATGCGGTATTCTCCTTCGCGGAGATGACCACCTCCATCGTCGCCGTCAAGCTCGATCCCGGCGCTGGCGCGGCGCCAATAACCGGCTACGCCTTCAACTCCACCGGCCGCTATGCCTGCGGCCAATCGATGCGCGACCGCTTCTTCCCGCGCCTGCTCCGCGCCAAGCCCGAAGCGCTGCTGGACGCCGCCGGCATGCTCGATCCGGAAAAGGCTGTGGCGACGATGCTGGTCGGCGAAAAGCCGGGCGGCCACGCCGAACGTTGCATCGCCATCGGCACCATCGAGACCGCGCTGTGGGACGCCTTGGGCAAGGCGCGGGACCTGCCCACCGCGGAACTGCTGGCGCGCCGATACCGCGGCGGCCCGATGCGGCAGAGGGTGTCGGTATACGTGGGCGGCGGATGGTATCGCCCGGGCGGCGTTCCGCGGGACGTGGCCGACGAGATCCGTGACCACCAGGAAAGCGGCTATACGCACGTCAAGATCAAGGTGGGCGGCGCGTCGCTGGACGAAGACCTGCGGCGCATCGACTGCGCCCTGGGCGTGTTGCCCGACAGCGGGCACCTGGCGGTGGACGCCAACTGCAAATTCGAGCGCGACGAGGCGCTCACCTATGCGGCCGCGCTGGCCCCGTACCGGCTGCGCTGGTTCGAAGAACCATGCGACCCCAACGACTACTCGTTGATGGCGGAGCTCGCCTCCGTCTACGCGCCGCCGCTGTCGGCCGGAGAGAACCTCTACGGCATGCAGGATGTGGTGAACCTGGTTCGCCTGGGCGGCTGGCGTAGCGGACAAGACCTGATCCAGGTGGATCCTCCGCAATCCTATGGCATGGCCGCATACGCCACCATGGTGCTCGATCTGGAAGCGCGGGGCTGGCCGCCGTCCAGCCACTTCCCGCATGGCGGCAACCAGATGTCGCTGGCCCTGGCCGCCGGACTGGGCCTGGGCGGCTGCGAGGCCTATCCCGGTGTGTTCGGCTCCTTCGGCGGCTACGCGGACGGTACGGTGGTGGAAGAAGGCTATGTACATCCGCCACAGTTGCCCGGCATCGGCTTCGAGGGCCACAGCGCGCTGTACGCATTGATGCGCACGGTCGGTGCGGACTGA
- a CDS encoding Bug family tripartite tricarboxylate transporter substrate binding protein, translating into MATMDKAPRASRSAWAQLAKRTRHKHPGWGAIALATLLSGTTVHAEYPDKPVRAIVPFAAGAGADIASRFMAEKLSAMWGKGVVVENQVGANSIIGAQQVARAPADGYTLLVPNDTTLAANPWLYARLPYVPLKDFAPIALIGETPFVLVASPRLPARSVKELVELARARPGTINFGSSGLASAQHLPMEMLMHSAHIKLMHVPYKSASDAAVGVVSDQIQVMFAGVSAVLPFLQSGRLVPLAVSTAERLAVLPQVPTIAESGYPGFRYGAWLGFVAPAGTPAAIVSKINADVNSVLRRPETRQRLTELGFLPAAPATPDAFRTFISDETERYGTLIRAAGIEQTR; encoded by the coding sequence ATGGCCACCATGGACAAGGCGCCGCGCGCGTCACGATCCGCCTGGGCGCAGCTAGCGAAACGGACCCGGCATAAGCATCCAGGCTGGGGCGCGATCGCGTTGGCCACCCTGCTGTCGGGTACCACCGTCCATGCCGAGTACCCTGACAAGCCGGTGCGCGCCATCGTGCCATTCGCGGCGGGCGCGGGTGCCGACATCGCGTCGCGCTTCATGGCCGAAAAGCTGAGCGCGATGTGGGGCAAGGGCGTGGTCGTGGAAAACCAGGTCGGCGCCAATAGCATCATCGGCGCACAGCAGGTCGCTCGCGCCCCCGCCGACGGCTATACGCTGCTGGTTCCCAACGACACTACCCTGGCGGCCAACCCATGGTTGTATGCCAGGCTTCCCTATGTCCCCTTGAAGGACTTCGCGCCCATCGCGCTGATCGGCGAGACGCCCTTTGTGCTGGTGGCGTCGCCGCGACTCCCGGCACGCTCGGTGAAGGAACTGGTCGAGCTGGCGCGAGCCAGACCCGGCACGATCAACTTCGGCTCCAGCGGCCTGGCCAGCGCGCAGCATCTGCCGATGGAAATGCTGATGCACAGCGCGCACATCAAATTGATGCATGTTCCGTACAAGAGCGCATCGGATGCGGCGGTCGGCGTCGTGAGTGATCAGATACAGGTGATGTTCGCAGGAGTGTCCGCGGTGCTGCCATTCCTGCAGTCCGGCAGGCTGGTCCCGCTTGCGGTCAGCACGGCCGAAAGGCTTGCCGTACTGCCCCAGGTGCCCACGATAGCCGAGTCGGGCTACCCCGGCTTCCGTTATGGCGCATGGCTGGGTTTCGTGGCGCCCGCCGGCACGCCGGCAGCCATCGTGAGCAAGATAAATGCCGACGTCAACAGCGTGCTACGCCGCCCGGAGACACGCCAACGGCTGACCGAACTCGGCTTCCTGCCCGCCGCGCCGGCCACACCGGACGCCTTCCGCACGTTCATCAGTGACGAGACCGAACGCTACGGCACGCTGATCCGCGCCGCCGGCATCGAACAGACTCGCTGA
- a CDS encoding LysR family transcriptional regulator — MDLRPVRYFLAVAEKGSISAAAAVLHVAQSAISRQIRLLEESLGGPLFARSVAGVELTDSGLMFLERARFILRELQSATQDVSDFNRGMRGSNRDVRGTVRMSAAPTVGQALYGRTALDFRPRFPQVRLELTESPTEDALHRLSAGTIDMAIVSDPGNQEHIRFTPLMRQEIAVFCQPGSKLAARSSLHARELAKLPIIISLGLRNSLEAQHGAVQPVIQMDGGEGAAQLARAGVGVVVMPGSVSRTSAIWQGLVAVPIRAFSVTRMLAVAKGRPVSLAAKAFRGAIEEHVAQCVSEGLFLAA; from the coding sequence ATGGATCTGCGGCCGGTGCGGTATTTCCTGGCGGTGGCGGAGAAGGGCAGCATCAGCGCGGCCGCCGCGGTGTTGCACGTGGCCCAGTCGGCCATCAGCCGGCAGATACGCCTGCTGGAGGAAAGCCTGGGCGGCCCGCTGTTCGCACGCAGTGTCGCCGGCGTGGAGCTGACCGACAGCGGTCTCATGTTCCTGGAGCGTGCCAGGTTCATCCTGCGTGAATTGCAGAGCGCCACCCAGGATGTCTCGGATTTCAACCGAGGGATGCGAGGCTCCAATCGCGACGTGCGTGGCACGGTGCGCATGTCGGCGGCTCCGACGGTGGGCCAGGCCCTGTACGGGCGGACCGCGCTGGATTTCCGCCCACGATTTCCGCAGGTCCGGCTCGAGCTGACCGAAAGCCCGACCGAGGACGCGTTGCATCGCCTGTCCGCGGGCACCATCGACATGGCTATCGTCTCGGATCCGGGCAACCAGGAACACATCCGCTTCACGCCCTTGATGAGGCAGGAGATCGCCGTCTTCTGCCAACCGGGCAGCAAGCTGGCCGCCCGGTCCAGCCTGCACGCCCGTGAGCTGGCCAAGCTCCCGATCATCATTTCGCTGGGCTTGCGCAACAGCCTCGAAGCGCAGCACGGCGCGGTGCAGCCCGTCATACAGATGGATGGTGGAGAGGGCGCCGCGCAACTGGCCCGTGCCGGGGTCGGCGTGGTGGTGATGCCGGGGTCGGTCTCGCGGACATCGGCGATCTGGCAGGGCCTGGTGGCGGTGCCGATCCGGGCCTTCTCCGTCACGCGCATGCTTGCCGTTGCCAAGGGACGGCCCGTCAGCCTCGCCGCGAAAGCTTTCCGCGGCGCGATCGAAGAACACGTGGCCCAGTGCGTAAGCGAAGGCCTGTTTCTGGCGGCCTGA
- a CDS encoding ornithine cyclodeaminase family protein: MAKVDFRILNREQVSDLIPAGAELVDIVARGLQAHAQGKVVLPPKAHVDLDDRFNGHLNILVGWAEPAGLSGVKVISDYVDNYKLGLPSEVAMLTLYDPKTGVPVAIIDATDITTWRTGAVTTIGARHLAPSGSKILGHIGARGTAFANIALMARQFDLEEVRIHSKRSETRELLAKRVREELKIKAVAVDSTEAAVRDADIVVEATRLEKPEILIRDAWLKPDCLLVCYGWKMAVDPATVLTASKVVVDDWRQCCVGGQLHELIVQGKLTRDMLHAEIGEIVDGSRAGREEGDGRIVFWHRGFAISDIMVGRAVIDRAQARGVGTSFTLFDGPDE, from the coding sequence ATGGCCAAAGTCGATTTCCGCATCCTCAATCGCGAACAGGTCTCCGACCTCATACCCGCCGGCGCCGAGCTCGTGGACATTGTCGCCAGGGGATTGCAGGCGCATGCCCAGGGCAAGGTGGTCCTGCCGCCCAAGGCCCATGTGGATCTGGACGACAGGTTCAACGGGCATCTGAATATCCTCGTGGGCTGGGCCGAGCCAGCTGGGCTTTCGGGCGTCAAGGTCATCAGCGACTACGTCGACAACTACAAGCTCGGGCTACCGTCGGAAGTGGCGATGCTGACGCTGTACGACCCGAAGACGGGAGTTCCGGTGGCCATTATCGATGCAACGGACATCACGACCTGGAGAACCGGGGCGGTCACCACGATAGGCGCGCGCCACCTGGCGCCATCGGGCAGCAAGATCCTGGGCCATATCGGCGCACGCGGCACGGCGTTCGCGAACATTGCCCTCATGGCCCGCCAGTTCGACCTGGAAGAAGTCCGCATACACAGCAAGCGCAGCGAAACCCGTGAGCTGCTGGCCAAGCGCGTCAGGGAGGAACTGAAAATCAAAGCCGTCGCCGTCGACTCCACGGAGGCCGCCGTCCGCGATGCTGACATCGTGGTCGAGGCGACGCGCCTTGAAAAACCGGAAATACTGATCCGGGACGCATGGCTCAAGCCGGACTGCCTGCTGGTGTGCTACGGCTGGAAGATGGCGGTCGACCCCGCAACGGTACTGACGGCGTCCAAGGTAGTGGTGGACGATTGGCGCCAGTGCTGCGTCGGCGGCCAGCTGCATGAGCTGATCGTGCAAGGCAAGCTGACCCGGGACATGCTCCACGCGGAAATCGGCGAGATCGTCGACGGAAGCCGGGCAGGCCGTGAAGAAGGCGATGGCCGCATCGTCTTCTGGCACCGTGGCTTCGCCATCAGCGACATCATGGTCGGCCGCGCCGTTATCGACCGCGCGCAAGCGCGGGGCGTGGGAACGTCCTTCACCCTGTTCGACGGCCCCGACGAATAG
- a CDS encoding Bug family tripartite tricarboxylate transporter substrate binding protein — protein sequence MRALITASIMALAAIGTASAQNPDDGYPSKPIHLVVPYPAGGMPDRVARDVAQELQGRLNQPVIVENRSGASGNIGFDYAMRQPADGYTLVLSPASNLATQKALFKSLSYDPQRDFEVVSVLVEAPQILLVNPKVEAESVGQLIAFARAHPGKLSFGTTLGAFSHLAGELMRTQEGISFATIPYQGSNVAVRDLLGGQVDMMFYDSVGSIPLIRGGKVRALGVASSTRLVALPDVPTMDEAGMKGFEAISWYALVTRTGTPDSVVNTLGKELREILASPAFRKRYEEMGASTVSWTTKEAAAFVASETAKWTAVIKTAGVQAN from the coding sequence ATGCGAGCGCTCATCACCGCATCCATCATGGCGCTGGCGGCGATTGGTACCGCCAGCGCGCAAAATCCGGACGACGGCTACCCATCCAAGCCCATCCACCTGGTCGTGCCCTATCCGGCCGGCGGAATGCCGGATCGCGTTGCGCGCGACGTCGCCCAGGAACTGCAAGGACGCCTCAACCAGCCTGTGATCGTGGAAAACCGGTCTGGAGCATCGGGCAATATCGGCTTCGATTATGCGATGCGCCAGCCGGCCGACGGCTATACGCTGGTGTTGTCCCCCGCCTCGAACCTGGCAACCCAGAAAGCGTTGTTCAAATCCCTTTCCTATGATCCCCAGCGCGATTTCGAGGTCGTGTCCGTGCTGGTCGAAGCGCCGCAGATATTGCTGGTCAACCCGAAGGTGGAAGCGGAAAGCGTCGGGCAACTGATCGCTTTCGCGCGCGCGCACCCTGGCAAACTGAGTTTCGGCACCACGTTGGGCGCATTCTCGCATCTGGCGGGCGAACTGATGCGGACGCAGGAGGGAATCAGCTTCGCAACCATTCCATACCAGGGAAGCAATGTGGCCGTGCGCGATCTCCTCGGCGGCCAGGTGGACATGATGTTCTACGACAGTGTGGGTTCGATCCCCCTGATACGCGGCGGCAAGGTGCGCGCCCTGGGCGTGGCGTCCTCCACGCGGCTGGTGGCCTTGCCCGACGTGCCGACCATGGACGAAGCCGGAATGAAGGGGTTCGAGGCCATATCCTGGTACGCGCTGGTGACCCGCACCGGCACCCCGGACTCGGTGGTGAATACGCTCGGCAAGGAACTACGCGAGATCCTGGCATCCCCTGCCTTCCGCAAGCGCTACGAAGAAATGGGCGCGTCGACCGTCTCGTGGACGACCAAGGAGGCCGCGGCCTTCGTGGCATCCGAAACCGCCAAATGGACCGCGGTCATCAAAACCGCCGGCGTGCAGGCCAACTAA
- a CDS encoding LysR family transcriptional regulator produces MRLPQLHYSLRQLRYFVATAETLSFTAAAKALHISQPSMSTALAELESSFGVQLFIRHHASGLSLTQAGQEMLGRARALLKNAEELQNAARDIDAGLSGDIALGCLTSLAPPLLPGLISRFMKAHTGISFRTREAPQNELLDGLYDGSLDVALTYDIDTGDTIDFQPLLTLPPYVILPKNHPLASRRTIPIPSLLTVPYVMLDLPHSREYFSRLFDSLGERPTPVFQSAQPEVVRGLVANGLGYSILNFPLKSTRTVDGAEFAVRPFSGEVGAITLGIAQAAGMKPRRAVQQFAAYCGEYIRTHYKRRAGRA; encoded by the coding sequence GTGCGCCTTCCGCAGCTTCATTACTCCCTGCGCCAGCTGCGCTATTTTGTGGCGACGGCCGAAACCCTCTCGTTCACGGCGGCCGCCAAGGCGCTGCATATCTCGCAGCCGTCCATGTCCACGGCCCTGGCCGAGCTGGAGTCCAGCTTCGGTGTGCAACTGTTCATCCGCCACCACGCCTCAGGACTTTCCCTGACCCAGGCTGGACAGGAAATGCTGGGGCGCGCCCGAGCGCTGCTGAAGAATGCCGAAGAGCTGCAGAACGCCGCGCGGGACATCGATGCGGGCCTGTCCGGCGATATCGCGCTGGGTTGCCTGACGTCCCTGGCGCCACCGCTGTTGCCGGGCCTGATCAGCCGGTTCATGAAGGCACACACGGGCATCAGCTTCCGCACCCGCGAAGCGCCGCAGAACGAGTTGCTGGATGGGCTGTACGACGGTTCGCTGGACGTCGCACTGACCTACGACATCGACACCGGCGATACCATCGACTTCCAGCCGCTGCTGACGCTGCCGCCATACGTCATCCTGCCGAAGAACCATCCACTCGCATCCCGCCGCACCATCCCCATCCCCAGCCTGCTGACGGTGCCTTATGTGATGCTTGACCTGCCTCACAGCCGTGAATATTTTTCGCGGCTTTTCGATTCCCTGGGCGAGCGTCCCACACCCGTATTCCAATCCGCTCAGCCCGAAGTCGTGCGCGGCCTGGTCGCCAACGGCCTGGGATACAGCATCCTGAACTTTCCGTTGAAATCCACCCGCACCGTCGACGGCGCCGAATTCGCGGTCCGTCCCTTCAGCGGCGAAGTCGGCGCGATCACATTGGGCATCGCTCAAGCCGCCGGGATGAAACCCAGGCGGGCGGTGCAGCAATTCGCCGCATACTGCGGCGAGTACATACGCACGCACTACAAGCGGAGGGCCGGCCGCGCATAG
- a CDS encoding DUF481 domain-containing protein: MPNHAYAAPCRRIVRFLLLSSLALFAACAQAGTVWMDNGDRITGNILSLDNGILLVNTPYGGDVRLQFKHVKTLQSDKALVIRDKSVEHDYYAKLVSADQGKVQVEGVQRSPDGDNEVKTDVALSSLQSMTAPKPLLGETAVKGKLDLSLAQKTASVNSQNYAAAFSLDARRGLWRNVLSAAYNRSKDGDDVGTDNYGGDYALDRFLTEKAFWQGRIRYKRDFVEEVSRQTAYGTGPGYQFWDDELGAFSLSALVGRVEYGYSDGGNEGFFAGGLRWNYTRYLSGKQFQVYTNGEFYRALGDAGFGLNGEVGLRYNINSTLSLYVKYARDLVTGTRESMNESIYGTGVGWSF; this comes from the coding sequence ATGCCGAACCACGCCTACGCGGCGCCGTGCCGCCGCATTGTCCGTTTTCTCCTGCTGTCCTCCCTGGCCTTGTTCGCCGCCTGCGCGCAGGCCGGCACGGTGTGGATGGACAATGGCGACCGCATCACGGGCAACATCCTGTCCCTGGACAACGGCATCCTGCTGGTGAACACCCCCTACGGCGGCGACGTGCGCCTGCAGTTCAAGCACGTAAAGACCTTGCAGAGCGACAAGGCGCTGGTCATCCGCGACAAGTCCGTGGAGCACGACTACTACGCCAAGCTGGTGAGCGCCGACCAGGGCAAGGTGCAGGTGGAGGGCGTGCAGCGCAGCCCGGACGGCGATAACGAGGTCAAGACCGACGTCGCGCTTTCGTCGCTGCAAAGCATGACGGCGCCCAAGCCATTGCTCGGCGAGACGGCGGTGAAGGGCAAGCTGGACTTGTCACTGGCGCAGAAAACCGCGTCGGTCAATTCGCAGAATTACGCGGCCGCGTTTTCCCTGGATGCGCGCCGCGGACTGTGGCGCAATGTCCTCAGCGCGGCCTACAACCGCAGCAAGGACGGCGATGACGTCGGCACGGACAACTACGGCGGCGACTACGCGCTGGACCGCTTCCTGACCGAGAAGGCGTTCTGGCAGGGCCGCATCCGCTACAAGCGCGACTTCGTCGAGGAAGTCAGCCGCCAGACCGCCTACGGCACCGGCCCGGGCTATCAGTTCTGGGATGACGAACTGGGGGCGTTCTCGCTGTCGGCGCTGGTGGGACGAGTGGAATACGGCTACAGCGACGGCGGCAACGAAGGCTTCTTCGCCGGCGGATTGCGCTGGAACTACACGCGCTACCTGAGCGGCAAGCAATTCCAGGTGTACACCAACGGCGAATTCTATCGGGCGCTGGGCGACGCCGGCTTCGGCCTGAACGGCGAAGTCGGCCTGCGCTACAACATCAACAGCACCTTGTCGCTGTACGTGAAATACGCGCGCGACCTGGTTACCGGCACCCGCGAAAGCATGAACGAGTCCATCTACGGCACGGGCGTGGGCTGGAGCTTCTAG
- the urtE gene encoding urea ABC transporter ATP-binding subunit UrtE, with translation MLDVQAINQYYGGSHTLRGVSLDVRQGECLALLGRNGVGKTTLLKCLMGVLPLASGKVLFEGQDVSKLPPHRRAAMGMAYVPQGRDIFARLTVEENIVMGMAAFSGSKARRIKDEVFELFPVLKTMLARRGGDLSGGQQQQLAIARALVAEPKLIIFDEPTEGIQPSIIKDIGRVIRLLRERGDIGILLCEQYFDFAHELADRFVVMSRGEVVARGEQAAMGDAEVRRHLSV, from the coding sequence ATGCTCGACGTACAAGCCATCAATCAATACTACGGCGGCAGCCACACCCTGCGCGGCGTATCGCTGGACGTCAGGCAGGGCGAATGCCTGGCCCTGCTGGGCCGCAACGGCGTGGGCAAGACCACGCTGCTGAAATGCCTGATGGGCGTACTGCCGCTGGCCAGCGGCAAGGTACTGTTCGAAGGCCAGGACGTTTCGAAGTTGCCCCCGCACCGGCGGGCCGCCATGGGCATGGCCTACGTGCCGCAGGGCCGCGACATCTTCGCCCGCCTGACGGTGGAAGAAAACATCGTCATGGGCATGGCGGCGTTCTCGGGCTCCAAGGCGCGGCGCATCAAGGACGAAGTCTTCGAACTCTTTCCCGTGCTGAAGACCATGCTGGCGCGCCGCGGCGGCGATCTGTCCGGCGGCCAGCAGCAGCAACTGGCCATCGCGCGGGCCCTGGTCGCCGAACCGAAGCTGATCATCTTCGATGAGCCGACAGAAGGCATACAGCCTTCCATCATCAAAGACATCGGCCGCGTCATCCGCCTGCTGCGGGAACGCGGCGACATCGGCATCCTGCTGTGCGAGCAGTACTTCGACTTCGCCCACGAACTGGCCGACCGCTTCGTCGTCATGTCGCGCGGCGAGGTCGTGGCGCGCGGCGAGCAGGCCGCGATGGGCGACGCGGAAGTCCGGCGCCATCTTTCCGTTTGA
- the urtD gene encoding urea ABC transporter ATP-binding protein UrtD: protein MSREAIPPHVPAEPPLAENDGPSGSASYGRVNSRDVDTTHGAILYLDGITVSFDGFKALNNLTLDISVGELRCIIGPNGAGKTTMMDVITGKTRPTSGSAFFGQNIDLTTLNEAQIAHAGIGRKFQRPTVFENHTVFENLELAMKTDKRVRPTLFARLDSAQADRIAETLALIRLTAEAYRPAGLLSHGQKQWLEIGMLLMQEPRLLLLDEPVAGMTDAETERTGELLNELRGRHSLMVVEHDMDFVTGIAGDGKVTVLHEGSVLAEGSMAEVQAHPRVIEVYLGR from the coding sequence ATGAGCCGCGAAGCAATACCCCCGCACGTGCCCGCCGAGCCGCCGCTTGCGGAAAACGACGGCCCCAGCGGCAGCGCAAGCTATGGGCGCGTCAACTCCAGGGACGTCGACACCACGCACGGGGCGATCCTGTACCTGGATGGCATCACCGTCAGTTTCGACGGTTTCAAGGCACTCAACAACCTGACGCTGGACATCAGCGTCGGCGAGCTGCGCTGCATCATCGGTCCCAACGGCGCCGGCAAGACAACGATGATGGACGTGATCACCGGCAAGACCCGGCCCACATCCGGATCGGCCTTTTTCGGCCAGAACATCGACCTGACCACGCTGAACGAGGCGCAGATCGCGCATGCCGGGATCGGCCGAAAATTCCAGCGCCCCACGGTCTTCGAGAACCACACCGTGTTCGAGAACCTGGAACTGGCGATGAAGACCGATAAACGTGTGCGGCCCACGCTGTTCGCCCGGCTGGACAGCGCGCAGGCGGACCGCATCGCCGAAACGCTCGCGCTGATCCGCCTGACGGCGGAGGCCTACCGTCCGGCCGGCCTGTTGTCGCACGGGCAGAAACAGTGGCTGGAGATCGGCATGCTGTTGATGCAGGAGCCGCGCCTGCTGCTGCTGGACGAGCCGGTGGCCGGCATGACCGACGCCGAAACCGAACGCACGGGCGAGCTGCTGAACGAACTGCGGGGCCGGCACTCGCTGATGGTGGTGGAGCACGATATGGATTTCGTGACCGGCATCGCCGGCGACGGCAAGGTCACCGTACTGCACGAAGGCTCGGTCCTGGCCGAAGGCAGCATGGCCGAGGTCCAAGCCCATCCACGGGTTATCGAAGTTTACTTGGGCCGTTGA